One Archangium violaceum genomic window, TCGTGTAGGAGCACTACCATGGTGCCACCGGCTTCACTGTAGCAGGCCGGCCTGATAGAGGCGCATCGCGCGCTTCTCTCGGGCCGGACCTGGAGGCGGAACACACCTTCCGTATGAGGTGTTCGGTGCTTTCAGTGGGCTAGAGTCCGTACGCCCGATGAGTACCCACTCCGCGCATCCCCTGTCCCAGCGTTCGCCAGACTCACTGGAGCACGAGCTCCGTGTCCAGCTCGAGGGCGCGTGGGAGGTGCTCGAGGAGGCCCGGGTCCGCCAGAGCGCTCTATTGGAGCCGCTCGCCTCCCGGCGCTGGATGCGCCACCTTCGGCGGCAGCCTGCGCTGTTGCGACAGGTTCGCGAGCTGGAGGCCCCTCTTGGCGAGGCACTCGCTCGTGCGGAGCGCCGGCTTGAGCAAGGCTCCCGGTCTGAGCAGCAGCCGTTGGCCCTCCTCGCCCACGAGCTTCGTACCCAGCGCACCAGGCTGGAGACACTGGTGCGCGACCGGCTCGCTCGGCTCGGCGAACAGGGAAGCCTGTCCTTCGTGGAGGGTCTCGAACGGCTGGAGACGAAGCTGCGCGAGCCGCCCGCCCCGCCTCTCTTCGAGGGTGAGCTCGTGCTCCTCTCCATCAGCGACGGACGGTGGGTCCCCGTCCTGTATGTCGTCTCCCTCATCGCCCTTCTGTACTGGAAGGCAGACAACGTACTCGGGTTCATCCGCAGCATCCCCTCGGGGGGCGTCTTGCGGCTCGTCCTCGCCGGTATGCAATTCCTCATGCTCACGGTACCCGTGGTTCGCACACTGTGGGGCGTGGGTCGGTTCTTGCTCACGCCCCGGCGGCTGGTGTGGAAACCGCTCCTGGGCAAGACGAAGCAGCTCTCGTTGGACTCGATCCCTCACGATGGCATCACCACCGAGCCTCATGCCTTCACGAAGAAGACCGGTGTCCTGCGTGTGAAAGGGGGAACGGAGACGCTGACCCTCAGTGATGTCCGGCTCCTCGAGCGCATGAAGGCGTTGCTCGAGCTGCACCGCAGGCCGCTCTTGTTCGGACGCGTCCTGGGCCCGCCCACGTACCCGCTGGCCCTGTTCCAGGCGACCCGCCGCCCAGCGTCCTCGGGCCCCGAGCACGCGGGAGAGCCGGGAATGCTGGTGCTGCGCTCCGGCTACGTGGCCTTCCTCCCAGAGGAGGGCTTTGACTTCATGCTGCGCGCTCTCTTCGGCGAGTGGCCCAGGGGCTGCCCGAAAAAGCTGACCCTGCCGCTGATGATGCAGCAGCTTTCCCTTCTTCCTGAGGCGGATTTCGACCGGTGCGTGGAGGACGCTGTCCGCGCCGGTGGCGGAGCGCTCTGGCCCGCGGCCACCGTCACCCACGGCTCCGCGCCCTCTGGCCAGGGATACCAGTTCACCCCCCGGCATGGCCCGGTGCTCACCGGAGTTCCAGACGACTCACTGCGCGATGCCTTTGACTGCGTCATGCGCCACTGGCCTCCTCAGGAGGGTTGAGGCGGTGACCGTCGTCAGCAGGCGACGAACGTGCAGCCCAGGGCGCTGGGGCAGGCGTCGATCGCACTGCACGGGATGTCGGTGAACTCAGGCGGGTTACAGCCCCCACGGGGACGGCTCACGCCCCCCACCGCGTCCGACAGCTCGCCTTCGTCGAGTTCGGTCACCGGCCTGCCGGAGGGGAGCTCGGGAAGTGCCGCCCGCTCCTCCGAGGTGAGGCTCGCGCGGAACGCCGGATCCTTCCACGCACGGATGATGGTCTCTACTCGCATGCTGTTCCTCCTGGCTGGCGCTCTCCGAAATGAGAGGACACGTTCAGGAGGATGGAGTTGCCTCATTTTGCTTGTGACGGGTTCGCGAGCTGGCGTCCCACGCTTGAGGTGACGTTCGAGTAGGTTCGCGTCATGATGCCCACCCTACTCGGGAGGGCTCATGGAGCTCCGCATCCAGAACCTGTCCAAGCGCTACCCCAACGGGACCCAGGCGCTCCAGGACGTCACGCTCACCATTCCGCCTGGCATGTTCGGGCTGCTCGGGCCCAATGGCGCGGGCAAGTCCACGCTGATGCGGACGCTGGCCACCCTGCAGGAGGCCGACAGCGGCAGCGCCTTCCTGGGTGACGTCGACATGCTGAAGGACAAGGACGCCGTGCGCCGCGTGCTCGGCTATCTGCCCCAGGACTTCGGCCTCTACCCGAAGGTGACCGCCGAGGACCTCCTCACCCACCTGGCCACCCTCAAGGGCATCTCCAGCGCGCGCGAGCGCAAGCAGGTGGTGGACGCACTGCTGCACCAGACCAACCTCCACCACGCACGCCGCAAGCAGCTCGGCGGCTTCTCCGGAGGCATGCGCCAGCGCTTCGGTATTGCCCAGGCGCTGCTCGGCAATCCCAAGCTGCTCATCGTGGACGAGCCCACCGCCGGCCTCGACCCCGAGGAGCGCGTGCGCTTCCACAACCTGCTGAGTGAAATCGGCCAGGACGTCATCGTCATCCTCTCCACGCACATCGTCTCGGACGTGCGCGACCTGTGCCCGCAGATGGCCGTGCTCAACGGGGGCAGGGTGCTGCTCACCGGCGCGCCCGAGGACATCATCGCCCGCCTGGCGGGCCGCATCTGGAAGAAGTTCGTGGACAAGGCTGAACTTCCCAGATTGCAGGCCGAGCTGCCCGTCATCTCCCACCGGCTGCTGATGGGCCGCACGCTCGTGCACGTCTACAGCCCGGGTGCTCCGGACGCTTCCTTCACTCCGGCTGTCCCGGACCTCGAGGACGCCTACTTCGCCGCCATCAAGGGGCACCTCGCGGGGGATGCCGCGCCCACCCTCCAGGCCACCGCGGGCTGAGGAGCCATCCCCCATGCTCTCCATTGCCCTCTTCGAGCTGCGTCAGCGGCTCAAGATGCTGTCCACCTGGGTGTACTTCGGCGTCTTCTTCTCGCTCGCCTGCCTGGCGATGTGTGTGGCGGGAGGCGCCTTCGAGTCCGTCAATTTCAGCGCGGGGGGCGGCGGCAAGGTGCTCGCCAACTCGCCTTTCGCGCTAGCCTCGCTTCTCTCCCTGCTCGGTTTCGCCGGGGTCGTCATCACTGGCGGAGTGATGGGCCAGTCGGTCTACCAGGACTTCGCCCACGGCACGCACGCGCTCTTCTTCACGGCGCCCATCTCGCGCACCCGGTTCCTGCTCGGCCGCTTCCTCGGGGCCTTCCTCACGCTCGTCGTCATCTTCTCGAGCATCGGCCTGGGGGCCCGCTTCGGCGCCTCGCTGCCCTTCCTGGACCAGACCCTCTTGGGCCCCACCGTGTCCGGTTCGTACCTGCGGCCCTACCTGGTCAGCATCCTGCCCAACCTCTTCTTCACCGGCGCGCTCTTCTTCGGGATGGCCGCGCTCTCCCGCCGCATGCTCCCCGTCTACGTCACCAGCGTGGTGCTGCTCGTGGGCTACCTCGCGGCGGGCCGCCTGCTGCGGGAGCTCGACACGAAGTGGATCGCCGCGCTGGCGGACCCGTTCGGCATGAACGCGCTACGCATGGTGATGGAGTACTGGACGGTGGCGGAGAAGAACTCCCGCCTGGTGCCGCTCGAGGGCTGGTTCCTCGTCAACCGTCTCCTCTGGGTGGGGCTGGGTGCCGCCATGCTTGGCTATACCCTCGTCCGCTTCCAACGCTCCCACGCCTTGACGGGAGGCCGCGCGGAGGCCGTCACCGAGTCCGTGTCCGCCCAGGCGCCGCTCGCGCCTCCCTCCGTCACGCGCGACTTCCGGGACGCCACCTTCCTGCGGCTGCTCCCGCGGCTGGCGTGGCTGGACCTCCAGGAGACGGTGAAGAACGTCTACTTCCTGGTCATGGTGCTGGCCGGCGTCCTCATGGTCTTCGCGGCCTCGAGCACCCTGGGCACCATGTTCGGCACTCCCATCCACCCGGTGACGTACCTGGTGGTGGAGATGGTGGGCGGCGGCTTCAGCCTCTTCCACGTCATCATCATCACCTTCTATTCGGGCGAGCTCATCTGGCGCGAGCGCGACGCTCGCATGCACCAGCTCTACGACGCGCTCCCCGTGCCCGGGTGGCTGCCCTTCCTCTCCAAGCTGCTGGCGCTGATGGGCGTGCAGGTCCTGCTCAGCGCGATGCTGCTCGTCTGCGGCGTGCTGGTGCAGCTCTTCCGCGGCTTCACGGATATCGAGCTCGGCCTCTACCTCACGGACCTCTTCGGCTACCGGCTGGTGGATATGTGGCAGTTGTGTGTGCTCGCGGTGCTCGTCCACGTGCTGGTGAATCACAAGTACGTGGGCCACTTCGTGATGGTGCTCTACCTGCTGGCCGCCACGTTCGCCGCGCAGTTGGGCTTCGAGCACAACCTCTACAACTACGCGGGCGCGCCCGTGCACATGTACTCGGACATGAATGGCTATGGGCCGTTCGTCGCGCAGATGGTGTGGTTCCGCGTGTACTGGGCGCTCGTGGCGGTGGTGCTCGCCCTCGTCATCCACCTGTTCTGGGTGCGCGGCACGGAGAGCGATTTCCACTGGCGGCTGAAGCTTGCCGGCGCGCGGGCCTCGCGCCCGGTGCGGAGGGGGCTGGTCCGGTCCGTGGTGGGGGCCGTGGTCGTGGGCGCCTTCATCTTCTTCAACACCAACGAGCTCAACCCCTTCAAGACGGAGCACGAGGAGCAGACGGAGTCCGCCGACTACGAGAAGAAGTACAAGCCGCTCGCGAAGGTGGCGCAGCCGCGCATCGTCTCGGCGAACGTGCAGGTGGACCTCTTCCCCGAGGAGCCGCGCATGCGGGCCCGGGGCACCTTCGGGCTCGTCAACAAGACGGCCGAGCCGGTGAAGACGGTGTACGTCAACCTGCCGGACGACGTGAAGGTGTACCGGTTGGTGGTGGCGGGCGCCGAGGCTCCGTCCGAGCAGGACTCGCGGCTGGGCTTCTTCACGTACACGCTGCCCGCGCCGCTCGCGCCTGGGGCCTCCGCCGAGCTCCAGTTCGAGCTGGGCCTGGAGCCACACGGCTTCCGCAACAAGGGCGCGGAGACGCGGATCGTGGAGAACGGCACCTTCATCCACCACGACGTGCTGCCGAGGCTGGGCTACCTGGAGGAGCTCGAGCTCCAGGAGGACGAGGTGCGTAAGAAGCAGGGGCTCGCGCCCAAGGCGCGCATGGCCGACGTGAACGACCTGGAGGCCCGGCGCAACACGTACATCGCCTCGGACTCGGATTGGGTCAGCTTCGAGGCCACGGTGAGCACCTCGCCGGAGCAGATCGCCATGGCGCCCGGCTACCTCCTGCGCGAGTGGACGGAGAACGGCCGTCGCTACTTCCACTACAAGATGGACAGTCCCATCCTGAACTTCTACTCGTTCCTCTCCGCGCGCTACGAGGTGAAGCGCGACACGTGGAATGACGTGGCCATCGAGGTCCTCTACCACCCGAGCCACGCGTACAACGTCGAGCGGATGATCCAGGCGGTGAAGGACTCGCTCGACTACTACACGAAGAACTTCGGGCCCTATCAGCACCGGCAGGTGCGCATCCTCGAGTTCCCCCGCTACCAGACCTTCGCCCAGGCCTTCCCGAACACCATTCCGTACTCGGAGAGCATCGGCTTCATCGCGAAGGTGGATCCGGACGACCCGGAGGACGTGGACTATCCCTACTACGTGACGGCCCACGAGGTGGCGCACCAGTGGTGGGCGCACCAGGTCATCGGCGGCAACGTGCAGGGCGCCACGCTCCTGTCCGAGACGCTCTCGCAGTACTCGGCGCTGATGGTGATGAAGAAGAGGTACGGGGAGGCGAAGATGGGGCGCTTCCTGCGCTACGAGATGGATGGCTATCTGCGCGGGCGCTCCTTCGAGCGCAAGCAGGAGATGCCGCTCATGCGCGTGGAGGGCCAGACCTACGTCCACTACAACAAGGGCAGCGTGGTGATGTACGCGCTGCAGGACTTCCTTGGTGAGGACACCGTCAACCGCGCCCTGGCCTCGTACCTGAAGAAGGTGGCCTTTCAGCAGCCGCCCTTCACGAACTCACCGGAGCTGCTCGCCGAGCTGCGCGCGGTGACGCCCGAGCACCTGAGCTACCTCATCCCGGACTTCTTCGAGCGCATCACCCTCTACGAGAACCGGGCCTTGAAGGCCACGTACACCGAGGTGGCCGGCGGGAAGTTCGAGGTGAAGGTGACGGCGAAGGCGCACAAGGTGGAGGCCACCGGCACGGGCGCGGAGTCGGACCTGAAGCTCGCGGACTGGGTGGACGTGGGTGTGCTCGACGCGGAGGGCAAGCCGCTCTACCTGGAGAAGCTCCAGGTGACGAAGGAGGACGTGGAGTTCACCGCGCTGGTGGACGCGCGCCCGGCGAAGGCGGGGATCGATCCCCTCAACAAGCTCATCGACCGCAAGCCGGACGACAACACGG contains:
- a CDS encoding ABC transporter ATP-binding protein encodes the protein MELRIQNLSKRYPNGTQALQDVTLTIPPGMFGLLGPNGAGKSTLMRTLATLQEADSGSAFLGDVDMLKDKDAVRRVLGYLPQDFGLYPKVTAEDLLTHLATLKGISSARERKQVVDALLHQTNLHHARRKQLGGFSGGMRQRFGIAQALLGNPKLLIVDEPTAGLDPEERVRFHNLLSEIGQDVIVILSTHIVSDVRDLCPQMAVLNGGRVLLTGAPEDIIARLAGRIWKKFVDKAELPRLQAELPVISHRLLMGRTLVHVYSPGAPDASFTPAVPDLEDAYFAAIKGHLAGDAAPTLQATAG
- a CDS encoding ABC transporter permease/M1 family aminopeptidase; its protein translation is MLSIALFELRQRLKMLSTWVYFGVFFSLACLAMCVAGGAFESVNFSAGGGGKVLANSPFALASLLSLLGFAGVVITGGVMGQSVYQDFAHGTHALFFTAPISRTRFLLGRFLGAFLTLVVIFSSIGLGARFGASLPFLDQTLLGPTVSGSYLRPYLVSILPNLFFTGALFFGMAALSRRMLPVYVTSVVLLVGYLAAGRLLRELDTKWIAALADPFGMNALRMVMEYWTVAEKNSRLVPLEGWFLVNRLLWVGLGAAMLGYTLVRFQRSHALTGGRAEAVTESVSAQAPLAPPSVTRDFRDATFLRLLPRLAWLDLQETVKNVYFLVMVLAGVLMVFAASSTLGTMFGTPIHPVTYLVVEMVGGGFSLFHVIIITFYSGELIWRERDARMHQLYDALPVPGWLPFLSKLLALMGVQVLLSAMLLVCGVLVQLFRGFTDIELGLYLTDLFGYRLVDMWQLCVLAVLVHVLVNHKYVGHFVMVLYLLAATFAAQLGFEHNLYNYAGAPVHMYSDMNGYGPFVAQMVWFRVYWALVAVVLALVIHLFWVRGTESDFHWRLKLAGARASRPVRRGLVRSVVGAVVVGAFIFFNTNELNPFKTEHEEQTESADYEKKYKPLAKVAQPRIVSANVQVDLFPEEPRMRARGTFGLVNKTAEPVKTVYVNLPDDVKVYRLVVAGAEAPSEQDSRLGFFTYTLPAPLAPGASAELQFELGLEPHGFRNKGAETRIVENGTFIHHDVLPRLGYLEELELQEDEVRKKQGLAPKARMADVNDLEARRNTYIASDSDWVSFEATVSTSPEQIAMAPGYLLREWTENGRRYFHYKMDSPILNFYSFLSARYEVKRDTWNDVAIEVLYHPSHAYNVERMIQAVKDSLDYYTKNFGPYQHRQVRILEFPRYQTFAQAFPNTIPYSESIGFIAKVDPDDPEDVDYPYYVTAHEVAHQWWAHQVIGGNVQGATLLSETLSQYSALMVMKKRYGEAKMGRFLRYEMDGYLRGRSFERKQEMPLMRVEGQTYVHYNKGSVVMYALQDFLGEDTVNRALASYLKKVAFQQPPFTNSPELLAELRAVTPEHLSYLIPDFFERITLYENRALKATYTEVAGGKFEVKVTAKAHKVEATGTGAESDLKLADWVDVGVLDAEGKPLYLEKLQVTKEDVEFTALVDARPAKAGIDPLNKLIDRKPDDNTVTVEKL
- a CDS encoding mersacidin/lichenicidin family type 2 lantibiotic, whose translation is MRVETIIRAWKDPAFRASLTSEERAALPELPSGRPVTELDEGELSDAVGGVSRPRGGCNPPEFTDIPCSAIDACPSALGCTFVAC